One window of the Chelonoidis abingdonii isolate Lonesome George chromosome 3, CheloAbing_2.0, whole genome shotgun sequence genome contains the following:
- the EXO1 gene encoding exonuclease 1 yields MGIHGLLQFIKEAAEPAHVKKYKGQVVAVDTYCWLHKGAYACAEKLAKGEPTDQYVVFCMKLVDMLLSFGIKPILVFDGCILPSKKEVEKARREKRQANLLKGKQLLREGKLSEARDCFGRSVNVTHAMAHEVIKAARAQGVDCVVAPYEADAQLAYLNKTGIVQAIITEDSDLLAFGCKKVFLKIDKFGNGLEIDQARLGKCKQLGDAFTEEKFRYMCILSGCDYLPSLHGIGLAKACKLLKLASNPDIIKVIKKIGQYLKMNITVSEEYIEGFIRANNTFLYQLVFDPVKRKLVPLNAYDDNVDPETLLYAGRHIGDDTAFQIALGNKNIDTLEQIDDYNPEASQPSRPRSRSWNDRAASQKPDCVNSIWSRNYKPGHNTDITTSTTRVLEKSITKGIEKIISIKGLKLPSKELLVKRSRSEELSDGDLLNQYSFSKAKKPKKENSGDGEPQKCLSAVSLIHASGDSFNKESSNTQPKVRNKFASFLQRKNEESGAIVVPGTRSRFFCHPTNMIDCTTKNETAQPSQDVELDHQAQETKIITEDPVPQCLETGKFTRTLSSSPVETQRNCFGWSGSLGESPGTPSPSPGVLLLQRFHRQTNDQMASQGCEISRLHTVSNAAGDESDEESSPLQEIECSSQSQGSSELSESSLDFSRTSQVSNKDSDAEESDCRLKQGDDPSSQSSPPFSTVCTEREPTLLKSKVPGLHRSNFVRSHVVTKLKPLMPAKVSGLSKKLLSAQKKNHHNAENNPGLQITISDLWKNFQFRRDSEKLPSCKKSSDPLSPIKDNIQLTPETEEEIFNQLEYSHVQRAIFQ; encoded by the exons ATACGTAGTCTTCTGCATGAAACTTGTTGATATGCTCTTGTCATTTGGGATCAAGCCAATTCTAGTATTTGATGGATGTATCCTGCCTTCTAAAAAGGAAGTGGAAAAAGCTCGAAGAGA GAAACGACAGGCTAATCTTCTGAAGGGGAAACAATTACTTCGTGAGGGGAAGTTATCAGAAGCCAGAGACTGTTTTGGGCGCAGTGTTAATGTTACCCATGCTATGGCTCATGAAGTTATCAAA GCTGCCCGTGCCCAAGGAGTTGATTGTGTTGTTGCTCCATATGAAGCTGATGCTCAGTTGGCCTATCTTAATAAGACTGGCATAGTACAAGCTATAATTACAGAGGACTCAGATCTTCTGGCTTTTGGGTGTAAAAAG GTGTTTCTGAAAATTGACAAGTTTGGAAATGGACTCGAGATCGATCAGGCTCGACTAGGAAAGTGTAAACAGCTTGGGGATGCATTTACTGAAGAGAAGTTCCGTTACATGTGCATTCTTTCTGGTTGTGACTACCTTCCATCACTTCATGGAATTGGGTTAGCTAAGGCATGCAAGCTATTAAAACTAGCCAGTAATCCTGATATTATTAAG GTTATTAAGAAAATTGGGCAGTACCTGAAGATGAATATAACTGTATCGGAAGAGTACATAGAGGGATTTATTCGAGCCAATAATACTTTCCTTTATCAATTGGTTTTTGACCCAGTCAAGAGGAAGCTTGTTCCTCTGAATGCTTATGATGACAACGTTGATCCAGAAACACTACTTTATGCAGGGAG ACATATTGGTGATGATACTGCTTTTCAAATTGCTCTTGGCAATAAAAATATCGAtacactggaacaaattgatgACTACAACCCTGAGGCTTCACAG ccTTCACGGCCAAGAAGTCGTAGCTGGAATGATAGAGCTGCTAGTCAGAAACCAGACTGTGTAAACAGCATTTGGAGCAGAAACTACAAGCCTGGTCATAATACAGACATTACCACATCTACCACACGTGTGCTAGAGAAATCGATTACCAAAGGCATTGAGAAGATAATTAGTATCAAAGGCCTGAAACTTCCAAGCAAGGAACTCCTAGTCAAAAGATCAAGAAGTG AAGAGTTGTCGGATGGGGACCTGTTGAATCAATATTCATTTTCAAAAGCGaaaaagcccaagaaagaaaacagtgGAGATGGCGAGCCACAGAAGTGTCTCTCTGCAGTGTCATTGATTCATGCTTCGGGGGACTCTTTCAATAAAGAGAGCTCAAACACCCAACCTAAAGTCAGGAACAAATTTGCTTCCTTTCTTCAGAGGAAAAATGAAGAGAGTGGTGCTATTGTTGTTCCAGGGACTAGAAGCAG GTTCTTCTGCCATCCCACAAATATGATTGATTGTACAACAAAGAATGAAACAGCCCAACCATCACAGGATGTTGAGTTGGATCATCAAGCCCAGGAAACTAAAATTATAACAGAAGATCCTGTTCCTCAGTGTTTAGAGACTGGAAAATTTACAAGAACTCTCTCATCATCCCCTGTGGAAACACAGAGAAATTGTTTTGGTTGGTCTGGAAGCCTTGGAGAGAGTCCTGGGACACCCAGCCCATCTCCTGGCGTGCTGCTGTTACAGCGGTTTCACCGACAGACAAACGATCAAATGGCGTCCCAGGGTTGTGAGATATCTAGATTACATACTGTCAGCAATGCAGCAGGTGATGAGTCAGATGAAGAATCCTCCCCTTTACAGGAAATTGAGTGTTCTTCGCAGTCTCAAGGGTCTAGTGAGCTATCCGAAAGTAGCTTGGACTTCTCAAGAACATCGCAGGTGTCTAACAAAGACTCAGATGCAGAA GAATCTGACTGCAGACTAAAGCAAGGTGATGATCCAAGTTCTCAGAGCTCTCCGCCGTTTTCCACCGTATGCACTGAAAGAGAGCCTACACTGCTAAAGAGCAAg GTTCCTGGTTTGCATAGATCCAATTTTGTAAGGTCACATGTTGTGACAAAACTCAAGCCACTGATGCCAGCTAAAGTCAGTGGGTTAAGCAAGAAACTACTAAGTGCACAGAAGAAAAATCATCACAATGCTGAAAATAATCCAGGACTGCAGATCACAATCAGTGATCTCTGGAAAAACTTCCAATTTAGAAG agactctgaaaagCTCCCGTCTTGTAAAAAGTCATCAGACCCATTATCTCCAATCAAAGATAATATCCAGCTCACTCcagaaacagaagaggaaatCTTCAATCAACTTGAGTATAGTCATGTTCAGAGAGCAATATTCCAATGA